A region from the Sandaracinus amylolyticus genome encodes:
- a CDS encoding DUF7305 domain-containing protein gives MTPRARLASLSASLLLAACSVDDVVAVQRGLDANVPRDAPVDARLPSYCEGEGPPVLVSDRGLPLCSGGLAEATFRFALCTCEGWVSAAPITTDSFASADGPYSSDRAGRAGSIGSNGRIEFNAGADVSGALWTLGGVHSSVDLRVGSDLRSGAAVTCDNGLDVGRDAYVDVSLRARTLRVGGTLTMPEGAPLETTFPPTLGMERRVPVATPPPCSCAPGDLLDVAALVAAHATDNDDALVDFDPRELDGYTGDTTLTLPCGRLYLERVAGEGDLTLVVTGRTALFIAGDLSFNGEFTVLLEGPGAEIDMFVAGDLGAMRVLRIGDALRPAQARLYVGGAGNVSLSDNGFFGGNLYAPRAELVAAGELEVYGSAFVRRVSASGPVTLHYDTSVLRAADPCPPPTRPECTSCLDCRNQACVGGTCGACVVDTDCCAPLLCASGTCVPEPF, from the coding sequence GCGAGGCTCCCGAGCTACTGCGAGGGCGAGGGCCCGCCCGTGCTGGTGTCGGATCGCGGCCTGCCGCTCTGCAGCGGTGGGCTCGCGGAGGCGACGTTCCGCTTCGCGCTGTGCACCTGCGAGGGCTGGGTCTCCGCGGCGCCGATCACCACCGACTCGTTCGCGAGCGCCGACGGCCCGTACTCGTCGGATCGCGCCGGTCGCGCGGGCTCGATCGGCAGCAACGGGCGCATCGAGTTCAACGCGGGCGCCGACGTGTCGGGCGCGCTGTGGACGCTCGGCGGCGTGCACTCGAGCGTCGACCTGAGGGTCGGCTCCGACCTGCGCTCGGGCGCGGCCGTGACCTGCGACAACGGGCTCGACGTCGGGCGCGACGCGTACGTCGACGTGTCGCTCCGCGCCCGCACGCTGCGCGTCGGCGGAACGCTCACGATGCCCGAGGGCGCGCCGCTCGAGACGACGTTCCCGCCGACGCTCGGCATGGAGCGACGCGTCCCCGTCGCGACGCCGCCGCCCTGCTCGTGCGCGCCCGGCGATCTGCTCGACGTCGCGGCGCTCGTCGCGGCGCACGCGACCGACAACGACGACGCGCTCGTCGACTTCGATCCGCGCGAGCTCGACGGCTACACCGGCGACACGACGCTCACGTTGCCCTGCGGTCGCCTGTACCTCGAGCGCGTCGCCGGGGAGGGCGATCTCACGCTCGTCGTCACCGGCCGCACCGCGCTGTTCATCGCGGGCGATCTCTCGTTCAACGGCGAGTTCACGGTCCTGCTCGAGGGTCCGGGCGCGGAGATCGACATGTTCGTCGCGGGCGACCTCGGCGCGATGCGCGTGCTGCGCATCGGCGACGCGCTGCGTCCGGCGCAGGCGCGTCTCTACGTGGGCGGCGCGGGCAACGTGAGCCTCTCCGACAACGGCTTCTTTGGCGGCAACCTCTATGCGCCGCGCGCCGAGCTCGTCGCGGCGGGCGAGCTCGAGGTGTACGGCAGCGCGTTCGTGCGTCGGGTGTCGGCGTCGGGCCCGGTCACGCTCCACTACGACACCAGCGTCCTGCGCGCCGCCGATCCGTGTCCGCCTCCGACGCGCCCCGAGTGCACGAGCTGCCTCGACTGCCGCAACCAGGCCTGCGTCGGCGGGACGTGCGGCGCGTGCGTCGTCGACACCGACTGCTGCGCGCCGCTGCTCTGCGCATCGGGCACCTGCGTGCCCGAGCCGTTCTGA